The genome window AAAACGTGGCTTTCCGAGAGCTCCTCTAGAAATTCCTTCAATGGGCCCATCTGGACCTTGCGTAGAGATTTCCACGTCTGACCGCGTTGGGCACGCTTCTGCTTGGGAAGCTTAAACATAAGAGTTTGATAGGTTCGATACTTGGGATCAGTTCGTGGATCGATACCATAAGGAACCACACCATCTCTCCATGGCCCTCCCTTGAACTGATAAGCTGCGTAGTTGAGATACTTTTTGAGTTCGTTCCAATTCTTGAGTTTGCCTCCAAGGTGATTGAGTAAAGACCGCCGTGTCCACACTGGCCGCTCGTCGAAGGCCGCTTCGAGTTCAGCCATAATTTCCACCATTCTAGGATCGGTCATATCGGGTTCGAGTTGAGGTCCAGCTGGTGCAGGGTCTTCTGCGCCAATGAAATAACCAACTTGCTTCACGGCTGTAGTGTTGACTGTACCGCCATCTTCAGTGGCACGAACGTAAGGGTTCTGTGAGTATTGGTAGTTGAAAGGGAGGCTCATGTGTGTAAACATAGGTGGTGGTAGAATATCGACATTTGGTCCTTTGTCAGTTCCGGGCTGGAACTTGAACTCTTTGATCTTTTCAACTGCAAGCTGTTAGTATCTTGGTCAGATTTTGGATCGAAAAGCATACCATCTCCAGGGAGAACCTTGTCCACATATTGTTGCGCAAATGACGATTTGGACATATCCCAGTAAAAGTCTGCAAGTCCACGAAATCGATGTGTGTTCCGGATAACACCAACTGCTTCGACCTGATACTTGTCGACATTGTCTGCCATTGTTCGGCGCAATACTTTGGGATCGTCTAATCTGGCGTAAGACGAGACTCTGTCATTTTCTTGCGGTTGATCCTCAGCGTCGTTGATTTCAACATCTCCTTCCCATGGTCCATCAGTACCACGCTTGCGCTTACGCCCAGTTCGTTTTGGAACAGTGATCTTCAACACGACATTATGACTGCGAGCATTATGTGACATAATGGGCTTGCAGAAGGGTATCTCTGGTGTCAAATAGAGAGGAATCGAGTTTCTCCCTGCATCCATGACCTAGATTCCTGTTAGTGGAAGTAGAAGACTGAACTATTGTGAGTTCTTACATGTTGGAGATTCGGTACTCGACCGAACGCCTTGACAGTACGGTCGATGTTTTCAACCACAGCAGGGATTTCTACAGCACCAATGGCGCGAGAAGGAACTGTATACCTGGGAGCTGAATCTGGATGAACCGAATCATTGGCTCTTTCACCATTGTCATTCTCTAGTTGAGTATCATCCAGGCTTTCATAGCCGTTTTCATCTGACGAAATCTCCATCGTCGCTTAGCAACTGTTATTGTAGTCGTAACATCAAAAGAAAAGGCCCGATTTatgataaaaagaatatcgTTGTATCTTCATGTAAGTTCTGTTGTCGCCCTGTAAACTCTAGGTTGAAAAAAACAACACTGACAAGCTCCAGATCCACACCGGAGCTAACTTTTATGGAAGTATGATGGTAACACAACAGCCCCAAGAATAGTGACCAATTGGAACTCGCTGATGAGTCGGACTTTGTGCTGATGCTGCCCAAATTAACAGAGGGGAAGAGTCGATGCCGCTGTTGCATTGGATacgcgatgatgatgacttgACGTGATTCTCACCAGGCGCCCTTGACATTGATTTCGCTGTGGCTGGGCATGACTTCAGGCACTGTGCTTCTTGCCCGGAAGCACTTGTACAGGACAGTGTGATTTCTAACAACTTCTGTGGCTGTTTCTGGTCTGTGCTTACGGCCCCCGGCTTATCGACTCCTACAAAATATTGGGTTTGAAAGGGTATTGGTATCACGAAGAGAAACAACGAGACGAGAGAAGACCTCAGATCGAAGCATCTGCTTAACTCACGGCTGGTATGGCCTGAAACCACACTTTGGCATTCCCATCCTAGCTACGGAATGTTCTAAGCTGTACCTTTCCTCTCACCTGAATTTGCACTTGCATGCCTCCAACAGCACAACAAAATAAGCTTACAATCAGTCAATTCCTAGAAATAGAGTATCAAGGACTGATATGCTCGAGTCCAAAGCACGTGCTAATAATCATCTTATATTCGTTTTTCTAGAACGGACTTTTGAGATTCTGTTTATCTGCGGCTGAACATTCCCATGTTAAATGCCCGACCTCTTACACAGCCTACCTGTAATTTCGGCCGCGTGACTGGTTCAACTCACACCTAGTGGCACTCCAACTGACTCCCTTGGCGCCCACTTCTTGGCAGATCGGTATTCGATGTCCTTTCAGTTGAACTTAGAAATAACTATAGACAACAtcaagtgataaaaataatagctaatagaTGGCCAATACCAAGCGCATTAAAGTCGATgtaacttaaaattatagcaAGCATTGATCCAAGACTCTCCCTAATTACCTGCCCCTACCAAGCATTGGGGTCCATTCAGGAGGGGCACATCCCCCTAATGTGCCTCTGCAGCGCCTCTAGTGGTTTCACCGCCCGTTCCTAGTCATCCCAACCAGGGTCAATCCAATTGAGCTCACGAGTGCATCCCTAGGGGATCTGTTAGCGACACCACAGCATCTACACACTACCACTAACAGCTGGTGATCTAGGTACGAACACCATGACCCGAACCTGACATCCCTCTCCAATAATCGAAGCGCGTTCCCTCCAACTGGAGCTTCCACCCCCCCGCAAAGCACAATACTTACTCTTCGCCGGCGCCCAACGACAATCACGTCCCGTCCGCTACCTACGACAAGTTTCCGATTTCCtcatcgacgacaacgagGCTCGAGTCTGAAGCCGCCGTGAGCATCCCGACCACGCCGCGTCCTTgacatttcttcttcttcgttccACTTCCAGTTCTACCTTGCTCCTCTCGACCTTTGCTCTTACTACGTTTTCTCCTCCCTAAGACAAGACAACAGCAGCACCAGGAAGCATCAGCAGAGACCATCCCGGCCGAGCCCCCGTTACAGTTTCCCACCCTCCTGCGCAAGTACCAGCCAGCGCCTCAGTCAGTACCAGCGCCCAGCACACGCACTGCACAGCACCGCACTTGACTGCACCTCATCTCGACGCACTGTCGCCCAACACCAACCTACCAAAGATCTTCAGCTCTGGCTGGTTCAGTGCTTCATCGTTTTTCTCCTGCATGGGATCAATCGTCGCTTTTCGCTTCCCGAGTAGTCTTTTTACACCAGCTGTCCCAGCCTCATCAGCTTAGAAGCTC of Fusarium musae strain F31 chromosome 5, whole genome shotgun sequence contains these proteins:
- a CDS encoding hypothetical protein (BUSCO:EOG09263GSR~EggNog:ENOG41), with the protein product MEISSDENGYESLDDTQLENDNGERANDSVHPDSAPRYTVPSRAIGAVEIPAVVENIDRTVKAFGRVPNLQHVMDAGRNSIPLYLTPEIPFCKPIMSHNARSHNVVLKITVPKRTGRKRKRGTDGPWEGDVEINDAEDQPQENDRVSSYARLDDPKVLRRTMADNVDKYQVEAVGVIRNTHRFRGLADFYWDMSKSSFAQQYVDKVLPGDVEKIKEFKFQPGTDKGPNVDILPPPMFTHMSLPFNYQYSQNPYVRATEDGGTVNTTAVKQVGYFIGAEDPAPAGPQLEPDMTDPRMVEIMAELEAAFDERPVWTRRSLLNHLGGKLKNWNELKKYLNYAAYQFKGGPWRDGVVPYGIDPRTDPKYRTYQTLMFKLPKQKRAQRGQTWKSLRKVQMGPLKEFLEELSESHVFDGDTFHTDGKVWQVCDITDPLLKDLLENAAIRPEWDPSSGWYHGGLWAKVKAIMKTKLVAIQFDRHLTREDFAMTLQAGDETPMRSNQATFHLPLPNLRLTDEELTQLRGRQPTKKNKHKGYSVRVRDPNAGPKRAPAEETRAAERGEEEARILEEMGSGNEDSDDEDSGDDEDGDMTAVQDEDIDREMMYG